From one Comamonas piscis genomic stretch:
- a CDS encoding glutathione S-transferase N-terminal domain-containing protein, whose product MMVLYSGTTCPFSHRCRFVLFEKGMDFEIRDVDLFNKPEDISVMNPYGQVPILVERDLILYESNIINEYIDERFPHPQLMPGDPVERARVRLFLLNFEKELFTHVHTLEERAVKGNEKALEKARSQIRDRLTQMAPVFLKNKFILGENFSMLDVAIAPLLWRLDYYGIELSKNAAPLLKYAERIFSRPAYIEALTPSEKVMRK is encoded by the coding sequence ATGATGGTGCTTTATTCGGGAACGACCTGCCCTTTCTCCCACCGCTGCCGCTTCGTGCTGTTCGAAAAGGGGATGGATTTTGAAATCCGTGATGTGGACCTGTTCAACAAGCCCGAAGACATCAGTGTGATGAACCCCTACGGCCAGGTGCCAATCCTGGTCGAGCGTGATCTGATCCTGTACGAGTCGAACATCATCAACGAGTACATCGACGAGCGCTTTCCGCACCCACAACTGATGCCCGGCGACCCGGTCGAGCGTGCCCGTGTGCGTCTGTTCCTGCTGAACTTCGAAAAAGAGTTGTTCACCCACGTGCACACCTTGGAAGAGCGTGCTGTCAAGGGCAACGAGAAGGCCCTGGAAAAGGCCCGCTCGCAGATCCGCGACCGCCTGACCCAGATGGCACCGGTGTTCCTGAAGAACAAGTTCATCCTGGGCGAGAACTTCTCGATGTTGGATGTGGCCATTGCGCCGTTGCTGTGGCGCCTGGATTACTACGGTATCGAGCTGTCCAAGAATGCAGCCCCGCTGCTGAAGTATGCGGAACGCATCTTCTCGCGCCCTGCCTATATCGAGGCACTGACGCCTTCCGAAAAGGTCATGCGCAAGTAA
- the secA gene encoding preprotein translocase subunit SecA: MATNFFTKIFGSRNDRLLKQYRKVVTRINAMEPEYEKLSDEQLREKTQEFKNRVAGGESLDDILPEAFAVVREGSKRVMKMRHFDVQMLGGMALHYGKIAEMRTGEGKTLTGTLPVYLNALSGGGVHVVTVNDYLATRDATWMGRLYNFLGLSVGINLSQLPKHEKQAAYNSDITYGTNNEYGFDYLRDNMVQDASERVQRNLNFAIVDEVDSILIDEARTPLIISGQAEDHTAAYLAMREVVPTLTRQEGEADPRTGEGVTKPGDFTVDEKGHQIHLTEQGYEAAERILAEKGMLAEGASLYDPANITLVHQLYAALRAQHLYHRDQHYVVQGGEVVIVDEFTGRLMSGRRWSEGLHQAVEAKEGVEIQAENQTLASITFQNYFRLYNKLGGMTGTADTEAYEFQEIYGLETVVIPPNRPSKRDDQLDRVYKTTPEKYTAAINDIRECYERGQPVLVGTTSIENSEIIDEMLKKENLPHQVLNAKQHEREADIIAQAGRPGVITIATNMAGRGTDIVLGGNIEKQISAIENDESLTETERRNKVDALRADWKVEHDKVTELGGLRIIATERHESRRIDNQLRGRAGRQGDRGSSRFYLSLDDQLMRIFAGDRVKAIMERLKMPDGEAIEAGIVTRSIESAQRKVEARNFDMRKQLLEYDDVANDQRKVIYQQRNEILDAADLSPMIDGMRDSALADIVRQYVPVQSMEEQWDLAGLEKVLRDEWQINLPLVQLLEGAESITDEEIEEKVVAEGARLFNDKLEQAGKENFMQFMRAVLLQTLDSSWRDHLAALDYLRQGIHLRGYAQKQPKQEYKREAFELFSQLIDQVKTQVTRVMMSVQIRSPEQLDEATEQLEQSNDRTAHVTYSGPDESGDAEASEPLALPEGARVSRNDPCPCGSGKKYKLCHGKLA, encoded by the coding sequence ATGGCAACCAATTTCTTCACCAAAATTTTTGGCAGTCGCAATGATCGCCTGCTCAAGCAATACCGCAAGGTCGTCACGCGCATCAACGCGATGGAGCCTGAGTACGAAAAGCTCAGCGACGAGCAATTGCGCGAGAAGACGCAGGAGTTCAAAAACCGGGTCGCCGGTGGAGAGTCACTGGACGATATCTTGCCCGAGGCTTTTGCCGTCGTGCGCGAAGGCTCCAAGCGGGTGATGAAGATGCGTCACTTCGATGTGCAGATGCTGGGCGGTATGGCCCTGCATTACGGCAAGATTGCCGAAATGCGCACGGGTGAGGGCAAGACCCTGACAGGCACCCTGCCGGTGTACCTGAACGCCTTGAGCGGCGGTGGCGTGCACGTGGTGACGGTCAATGATTACCTCGCTACTCGTGATGCCACCTGGATGGGACGGCTCTACAACTTCCTGGGTTTGAGCGTCGGTATCAACCTGTCGCAGCTGCCCAAGCATGAAAAGCAGGCCGCCTACAACTCCGACATCACCTACGGTACCAACAACGAGTACGGCTTTGACTACCTGCGCGACAATATGGTGCAGGATGCCAGCGAGCGCGTGCAGCGCAATTTGAATTTCGCCATCGTTGACGAGGTGGACTCGATCCTGATCGATGAAGCGCGTACGCCGCTGATCATCTCCGGCCAAGCCGAAGACCATACCGCTGCCTATCTGGCGATGCGCGAAGTGGTGCCAACCCTCACCCGCCAAGAAGGCGAAGCCGACCCCCGCACAGGTGAAGGCGTGACCAAGCCAGGCGATTTCACGGTCGATGAAAAAGGCCACCAGATCCACTTGACCGAGCAGGGCTACGAAGCGGCAGAGCGCATTCTGGCGGAAAAGGGCATGCTGGCCGAAGGCGCATCGCTCTACGATCCCGCCAACATCACCCTGGTGCACCAACTGTATGCGGCGCTGCGCGCCCAGCATCTCTACCACCGCGACCAGCACTATGTGGTGCAGGGCGGCGAGGTGGTGATTGTCGATGAATTCACCGGCCGTCTGATGTCAGGCCGCCGCTGGAGCGAAGGCCTGCACCAGGCCGTTGAAGCCAAGGAAGGCGTGGAAATCCAGGCCGAGAACCAGACCCTGGCATCGATCACCTTCCAGAACTACTTCCGCCTGTACAACAAGCTGGGTGGCATGACGGGCACGGCAGATACCGAAGCCTATGAGTTCCAGGAAATCTACGGTCTGGAGACCGTGGTGATTCCACCCAACCGCCCCAGCAAGCGCGACGACCAGCTGGACCGCGTCTACAAGACCACGCCCGAAAAGTACACGGCTGCAATCAATGACATCCGCGAGTGCTATGAGCGCGGTCAGCCGGTGCTGGTGGGTACGACCTCGATCGAGAACTCTGAAATCATCGACGAGATGCTGAAAAAAGAGAACCTGCCTCACCAGGTACTCAATGCCAAGCAGCACGAGCGCGAGGCAGACATCATTGCCCAGGCGGGACGCCCAGGCGTGATCACCATTGCGACCAATATGGCCGGTCGGGGTACCGACATTGTGCTGGGTGGCAATATCGAGAAGCAGATTTCTGCCATCGAGAACGACGAGTCGCTGACGGAGACCGAGCGTCGCAACAAGGTGGATGCCTTGCGCGCCGACTGGAAGGTCGAGCACGACAAGGTGACCGAGCTGGGCGGCCTGCGCATCATCGCCACCGAGCGCCATGAGTCGCGCCGTATCGACAACCAGCTGCGAGGCCGTGCCGGCCGCCAGGGTGACCGCGGTTCCTCACGCTTCTATCTGTCGCTGGACGACCAGCTGATGCGCATCTTCGCGGGCGACCGTGTCAAGGCCATCATGGAGCGCCTGAAGATGCCCGATGGCGAAGCCATTGAGGCGGGCATTGTGACCCGCTCCATCGAGAGCGCTCAGCGCAAGGTGGAAGCACGCAATTTCGACATGCGCAAGCAATTGCTTGAATACGACGATGTGGCCAATGACCAGCGCAAGGTCATCTACCAGCAGCGCAACGAGATCCTGGATGCCGCTGATCTGTCTCCCATGATTGATGGCATGCGCGACAGCGCACTGGCCGATATCGTGCGCCAGTACGTGCCCGTGCAGTCGATGGAAGAGCAGTGGGACCTGGCTGGCCTGGAAAAGGTGCTGCGCGACGAGTGGCAGATCAACCTGCCGCTGGTGCAGCTGCTGGAAGGCGCCGAGTCGATCACCGACGAGGAGATCGAAGAGAAGGTGGTGGCTGAAGGCGCGCGTCTTTTCAACGATAAGCTGGAGCAGGCGGGCAAGGAGAACTTCATGCAGTTCATGCGTGCGGTGCTGCTGCAGACCCTGGATTCCAGCTGGCGCGACCATCTGGCTGCGCTGGACTACCTGCGCCAAGGCATCCACCTGCGCGGCTATGCACAAAAGCAGCCCAAGCAGGAATACAAGCGCGAGGCATTCGAGCTGTTCAGCCAGCTGATTGACCAGGTCAAGACGCAGGTGACCCGCGTGATGATGTCGGTGCAGATCCGCTCGCCCGAGCAGCTCGATGAAGCCACCGAGCAGCTGGAGCAAAGCAACGACCGCACGGCGCATGTGACCTACAGCGGCCCTGACGAATCGGGCGATGCCGAGGCCAGCGAACCTTTGGCGCTGCCAGAGGGCGCGCGCGTGTCCCGTAACGACCCATGCCCATGCGGCAGCGGCAAGAAATACAAGCTCTGTCACGGTAAACTCGCATAA
- a CDS encoding ClpXP protease specificity-enhancing factor, protein MSEIQTTSTQPYLIRAWVEWCNDNGLTPYLSVRVDKTVLVPREFVKDGEIVLNISYDATSALKLGNDYIEFTARFGGVPRDIMVPVSRVVAIFARETGQGMGFPPPEDLLDDDADIAMSALEAEREEGDEAATEADTAAPVMQVVASSDEAPAGDGKTPARPGKAGKPSLKLVK, encoded by the coding sequence ATGAGTGAAATCCAGACGACATCCACCCAGCCTTATTTGATCCGTGCCTGGGTGGAGTGGTGCAATGACAATGGCCTGACCCCGTACCTGAGCGTTCGCGTGGACAAGACCGTGCTGGTCCCGCGCGAGTTCGTCAAAGACGGCGAAATTGTGCTCAACATCAGCTATGACGCCACCAGCGCGCTCAAGCTGGGCAATGACTACATTGAGTTCACTGCCCGTTTTGGCGGTGTGCCGCGCGACATCATGGTGCCCGTCAGCCGCGTGGTCGCCATTTTTGCGCGCGAAACCGGCCAGGGCATGGGCTTCCCACCGCCAGAGGATCTGCTCGACGACGATGCGGACATTGCCATGTCAGCGTTGGAAGCGGAGCGAGAAGAGGGTGACGAAGCAGCTACGGAGGCGGACACCGCTGCGCCGGTCATGCAGGTTGTCGCCTCTAGTGACGAGGCGCCTGCAGGCGATGGTAAGACCCCAGCTCGGCCTGGCAAGGCGGGCAAACCGTCCCTCAAGCTGGTCAAATAG
- a CDS encoding ATP-binding protein, translated as MTESSTSPFSPLERLVQRAEQLMQRIESVLPQALQAPADWNDAIAWRYRKRANGCGVLEPVRHVGPMSLSDLQNIDGQKEKIARNTEQFVQGSTANNVLLTGARGTGKSSLIRACLHAYAPQGLRLIEVDKADLTDLPDIVDVVAGRPEKFIIYCDDLSFEEGEPGYKAMKSILDGSVSAATPNVLVYATSNRRHLLPEYMTDNLAQQKGENGEIHPGEVVEEKISLSERFGLWVSFYPFSQDEYLRVVGQWLSALGAPEADIQAARPEALVWALERGSRSGRVAHQFARDWAGRSERQVQTRQQIADVADLGEEAQD; from the coding sequence ATGACCGAGTCCTCCACTTCCCCTTTTTCTCCGCTTGAGCGCTTGGTGCAGCGCGCCGAGCAGCTGATGCAGCGCATCGAGTCGGTGCTGCCCCAGGCGCTGCAGGCGCCGGCCGACTGGAACGACGCCATTGCCTGGCGTTACCGCAAACGCGCCAATGGCTGCGGTGTGCTGGAGCCCGTACGCCATGTGGGTCCGATGTCCCTGTCCGACCTGCAGAACATTGACGGCCAGAAGGAAAAGATTGCCCGCAATACCGAGCAGTTTGTGCAAGGCAGCACCGCCAACAATGTGTTGCTGACGGGTGCACGCGGTACCGGCAAGTCTTCGTTGATCCGCGCCTGTCTGCATGCCTATGCGCCCCAGGGCCTGCGCCTGATCGAGGTGGACAAGGCCGATCTCACGGATCTGCCGGACATTGTCGATGTGGTGGCCGGCCGGCCTGAGAAATTCATCATCTACTGCGATGACCTGAGTTTTGAAGAGGGTGAGCCCGGCTACAAGGCGATGAAGTCGATTTTGGATGGCTCCGTCTCCGCCGCCACCCCGAATGTGCTGGTCTATGCGACCAGCAACCGCCGCCATCTGCTGCCCGAGTACATGACCGATAACCTGGCACAGCAAAAGGGCGAGAACGGTGAGATCCATCCGGGCGAAGTGGTGGAGGAGAAGATTTCGCTGTCCGAGCGCTTTGGCCTCTGGGTCAGCTTCTACCCATTCAGCCAGGACGAATACCTGCGCGTGGTGGGCCAATGGCTGTCTGCGCTGGGTGCCCCTGAAGCGGATATTCAAGCCGCTCGGCCCGAGGCTTTGGTCTGGGCGCTGGAGCGCGGATCACGCAGTGGTCGCGTCGCCCACCAGTTTGCCCGTGACTGGGCTGGCCGCAGCGAGCGTCAGGTACAGACCCGACAGCAGATTGCCGATGTGGCGGATCTGGGCGAAGAAGCCCAAGATTGA
- a CDS encoding DNA gyrase inhibitor YacG encodes MSSSADNAIPSIQCPQCGGPSSFARSNRFRPFCSERCKLIDLGAWGNEDFRVPAESPPLDQPYGDPRLED; translated from the coding sequence ATGAGTTCTTCTGCAGATAACGCAATCCCCAGCATCCAGTGCCCCCAGTGCGGCGGCCCTTCCAGCTTTGCACGCAGCAACCGGTTTCGCCCGTTTTGCAGCGAGCGTTGCAAGCTGATTGACCTGGGCGCCTGGGGCAATGAAGATTTCCGGGTGCCTGCGGAATCCCCACCGCTGGACCAGCCCTACGGCGACCCGCGTCTGGAAGACTGA
- the argJ gene encoding bifunctional glutamate N-acetyltransferase/amino-acid acetyltransferase ArgJ: MPVNLKAPVAQDLAPVAGIRIGVTEAGVRKANRKDVTVFLLDEGSHVAGVFTKNRFCAAPVQICREHLASHGQAIRAIVINTGNANAGTGADGLARAHATCDALAGLLKIDTQQVLPFSTGVIMEPLPVDRITAGLPAAIADAQPTHWAKAAEGIMTTDTLPKAFSASATVGGKTVQVTGISKGAGMIRPNMATMLSFLGTDAAISPELMPALAKTLADQSFNRITIDGDTSTNDSFVVVATNQAGNAPITDWNTADGQALMTALREVAQKLAQAIVRDGEGATKFIQIEVEQGRTEEECRLVAYAIAHSPLVKTAFFASDPNLGRILAAVGYAGIDDLDQTQIELFLDDVHVATQGGRNPAYQEADGQRVMKQQEIVVRVQLGRGSASTQLWTCDLSHDYVSINADYRS; this comes from the coding sequence ATGCCCGTCAATTTGAAAGCCCCCGTAGCGCAGGACTTGGCGCCTGTTGCCGGTATTCGTATTGGTGTGACGGAGGCCGGCGTGCGCAAGGCCAACCGCAAGGATGTGACGGTGTTTTTGCTGGACGAGGGCAGCCATGTGGCTGGCGTGTTCACCAAGAACCGCTTTTGCGCCGCGCCCGTGCAGATCTGCCGCGAGCATCTGGCCAGCCACGGCCAGGCGATCCGCGCCATCGTCATCAACACCGGCAATGCCAATGCTGGCACCGGCGCTGATGGCCTGGCCCGCGCGCATGCCACCTGCGATGCACTCGCTGGTCTGTTGAAGATTGATACCCAGCAAGTGCTGCCGTTCTCGACCGGCGTGATCATGGAGCCGCTGCCGGTGGACCGCATCACCGCTGGCCTGCCCGCCGCCATTGCTGACGCACAGCCGACCCACTGGGCCAAGGCCGCCGAGGGCATCATGACCACCGACACCCTGCCCAAGGCGTTCTCTGCGTCGGCCACGGTAGGTGGTAAGACGGTGCAGGTCACCGGTATCAGCAAGGGCGCGGGCATGATTCGCCCCAATATGGCGACCATGCTGAGCTTTTTGGGCACCGATGCAGCTATCAGCCCCGAGCTGATGCCAGCGCTGGCCAAGACCCTGGCGGACCAGTCCTTCAACCGCATCACGATTGACGGCGACACCTCAACCAATGACTCCTTTGTCGTGGTTGCTACCAACCAGGCAGGCAATGCCCCCATCACCGACTGGAACACCGCGGACGGCCAGGCTTTGATGACCGCGCTGCGCGAGGTGGCTCAGAAGCTGGCGCAAGCGATTGTGCGCGACGGCGAGGGCGCCACCAAGTTCATCCAGATCGAGGTTGAGCAAGGCCGTACCGAAGAAGAATGCCGCCTGGTGGCCTATGCGATTGCGCATTCGCCACTGGTCAAAACGGCGTTCTTTGCCAGCGATCCCAACCTGGGCCGCATTCTGGCAGCTGTGGGCTACGCCGGTATCGATGATCTGGACCAAACCCAGATTGAGCTGTTCCTGGACGATGTGCATGTCGCCACCCAGGGCGGCCGCAACCCGGCCTACCAAGAGGCCGATGGCCAGCGCGTGATGAAACAGCAAGAAATTGTGGTGCGCGTGCAGCTGGGCCGGGGCAGCGCATCCACCCAGCTGTGGACCTGCGATCTGAGTCACGACTATGTGAGCATCAACGCGGACTACCGCTCCTGA
- the coaE gene encoding dephospho-CoA kinase (Dephospho-CoA kinase (CoaE) performs the final step in coenzyme A biosynthesis.), with amino-acid sequence MRPRIGVTGGIGSGKSTVTQGFAQWGCHVIDADQIARSLTLAGGAAIAPIAAQMGAHFIGADGALDRAQMRDAAFREPAFKAQLEGILHPLIRQLIDQQYQQASTETDAPLVIFDIPLLAESSQWSPRLDQVIVVDCLESTQIARVQQRNQLSKSAIEAIMAQQASRLQRLRKADWVLWNETLSLQALGDQVFDLYNQLIANYCPPQPD; translated from the coding sequence ATGCGGCCGCGCATTGGCGTCACCGGGGGCATCGGCAGCGGCAAGAGCACGGTGACCCAGGGCTTTGCCCAGTGGGGCTGCCATGTGATCGATGCCGACCAGATTGCCCGCAGCCTGACCTTGGCCGGTGGCGCGGCCATTGCACCGATTGCGGCGCAGATGGGCGCGCACTTTATCGGTGCGGATGGGGCACTCGACCGCGCACAGATGCGGGATGCCGCTTTCCGCGAACCCGCATTCAAGGCACAGCTTGAAGGGATCCTGCACCCGCTGATCCGCCAGCTTATCGACCAGCAGTACCAGCAGGCCAGCACCGAAACGGATGCCCCGCTGGTGATTTTCGACATTCCCTTGTTGGCCGAATCCAGCCAGTGGAGCCCGCGCCTGGACCAGGTGATTGTGGTGGACTGCCTGGAAAGCACCCAGATCGCGCGCGTGCAGCAGCGCAACCAGCTGTCCAAGTCAGCCATCGAGGCCATCATGGCCCAGCAAGCCAGCCGCCTGCAGCGCCTGCGCAAGGCCGATTGGGTGCTGTGGAATGAAACGCTGTCGTTACAAGCGCTAGGCGACCAAGTATTCGACCTATACAATCAGTTGATAGCCAACTACTGCCCTCCGCAGCCCGATTGA
- a CDS encoding NUDIX domain-containing protein yields MSQTETTEARSYTDVAVGVLIRESDNALLITSRPLGKPRAGWWEFPGGKLEAGETVEAALRRELVEELGIRIDNCIAWKVTEHDYTHALVRLHWCKVTQWSGDFEMREGQQMSWQQLPLTVRPVLEGSFPVLQWLSEERGLPFDAAAYAHAEEVALK; encoded by the coding sequence ATGAGCCAGACTGAAACCACCGAAGCCCGCAGCTACACCGATGTCGCTGTGGGCGTGTTGATCCGTGAGAGCGACAATGCACTGCTGATTACAAGCCGCCCCCTGGGCAAACCGCGTGCGGGCTGGTGGGAATTCCCCGGCGGCAAGCTGGAGGCGGGCGAGACCGTGGAAGCAGCACTGCGCCGAGAGCTGGTTGAAGAACTCGGCATTCGCATCGACAACTGCATCGCCTGGAAGGTGACCGAGCATGACTACACGCATGCCTTGGTGCGCCTGCACTGGTGCAAGGTGACGCAGTGGTCGGGCGACTTTGAAATGCGCGAAGGCCAGCAGATGTCCTGGCAGCAATTGCCGCTGACGGTGCGCCCCGTGCTGGAGGGGTCCTTCCCCGTGTTGCAATGGCTGAGCGAGGAGCGTGGCCTGCCTTTTGATGCGGCCGCTTATGCCCATGCTGAGGAAGTTGCGCTGAAATAA
- the zapD gene encoding cell division protein ZapD has protein sequence MIIYEYPFNERVRAYLRLEYLLRRLDVLLQRDTDIDHHFAITTLFEVMDVASRSDLKTDLLKDLERQRQQFNAYRDNPMISVDMLDKVIGQIDAAHAQLRAQNGKPSQLLIENEWLMAIRNRTGIPGGTCTFDLPSYHAWLHADSSSRRADLQGWTASFAPLASALILLLRMFRDAGAPQRIATVRGQFQQNLPQGRVYQLLRLKIDPSANLVPEISGNRLMISIRMLQKTESGQLGLTTQDGQYEMVLCA, from the coding sequence GTGATTATTTACGAGTACCCCTTCAACGAACGTGTGCGAGCCTATCTCCGCCTGGAGTACCTGCTGCGCCGGCTTGACGTACTCCTGCAGCGCGACACGGATATTGACCACCACTTTGCGATCACCACCTTGTTCGAGGTCATGGACGTTGCCTCGCGCAGCGATCTGAAAACCGACCTGCTCAAAGACCTGGAGCGCCAGCGCCAGCAGTTCAATGCCTACCGCGACAATCCCATGATTTCCGTCGACATGCTGGACAAGGTCATTGGCCAGATTGACGCGGCCCATGCCCAGTTGCGTGCCCAAAATGGCAAGCCCAGCCAGCTGTTGATCGAGAACGAGTGGCTGATGGCCATCCGCAACCGCACTGGCATCCCTGGCGGCACCTGCACCTTTGACCTGCCCAGCTACCATGCCTGGCTGCATGCGGACAGCAGCAGCCGCAGAGCCGATCTGCAAGGCTGGACGGCCTCGTTTGCACCGCTGGCCAGCGCCCTTATTCTGCTGCTGCGAATGTTCCGTGATGCCGGTGCGCCGCAGCGCATTGCAACTGTGCGTGGACAGTTCCAACAAAACCTGCCTCAGGGCCGCGTCTACCAGCTGCTGCGCCTCAAGATCGATCCCAGCGCTAACCTGGTCCCTGAGATCAGCGGCAACCGCTTGATGATCTCCATCCGCATGCTGCAAAAGACTGAGAGCGGCCAACTGGGCCTGACCACGCAAGACGGTCAGTACGAAATGGTGCTCTGCGCTTGA